One genomic segment of Vulpes vulpes isolate BD-2025 unplaced genomic scaffold, VulVul3 u000000630, whole genome shotgun sequence includes these proteins:
- the LOC140596770 gene encoding piwi-like protein 1 isoform X7, translating into MPDIEDGKVRSELLLQHKAFIGECHIFDGSSLLLPHKLLLPKTELVSLLKNQVVKLTIEFISELSPNSPDCLRYYNILFRRILKQMNLKQVGRNYYNKQEATEFFDHKLVIWPGYVTSILEYETSITLCADVNHKLLRMQTAYDLITGLRDPQTRKEDVEQVSKELIGSIVFTLYNNKTYRVDAINWEDNPRTKFKKSGGAEITFVDYYREQYNTEVTDLTQPLLISKGKWKKSQQDTPHKPIMLVPELCYLTGLSDKMRKDYRVMRDLALHMRLDPERRQHELRKLMNTIQTNREVQRELQLWDLKFDTNFVSFSGRILKEVRIFQGRRAFDSHPQFADWSRETRSGPLLNVKSLDHWLILYPTRNYGAASSLVQSLRKVTPTMGIAMREAKMLEVSDTVQSYTTVLENHVSSKTQMVLCVLSSEKKDLYDGIKQYLCVKCPIPSQCVVARTLDKPQTLMTIATKIAQQMNCKMGGALWKVETGLQNAMFIGIDCFHDTVNRRKSIAGFVSSINQELTHCPEALV; encoded by the exons ATGCCAGACATCGAGGATGGAAAAGTTCGTTCAGAATTGCTTTTGCAGCATAAAGCATTTATTGGAGAGTGCCATATATTTGATGGGAGCTCTTTATTATTACCTCACAAGCTACTGTTGCCG aaaACGGAATTGGTCAGCCTACTGAAAAACCAGGTTGTGAAGCTGACCATTGAATTCATCAGCGAACTCTCACCCAACTCACCAGACTGCTTACGCTATTACAACATTCTCTTTAGAAG aattttgaagcaGATGAATTTGAAGCAAGTTGGTCGCAACTATTATAACAAGCAAGAGGCCACTGAGTTCTTCGATCACAA GCTGGTCATCTGGCCTGGATACGTTACTTCTATTCTTGAGTATGAAACCAGCATTACCCTCTGTGCTGATGTGAACCATAAACTGCTCCGAATGCAAACAGCTTATGATTTAATAACAGGTCTTCGTGATCcacaaaccagaaaggaagatGTTGAGCAAGTTTCTAAAGAATTAATCGGGTCAATTGTTTTTACACT GTATAACAACAAAACCTATAGGGTGGATGCTATTAATTGGGAGGATAATCCCAGaaccaaatttaagaaatcagGTGGTGCTGAAATCACCTTTGTAGACTACTACAGGGAG CAGTATAATACAGAGGTTACTGACCTAACTCAGCCACTGTTGATCagcaaaggcaaatggaaaaagagccAACAGGACACACCCCATAAGCCTATAATGCTGGTTCCTGAGCTATGCTACCTGACAG gtctATCAGATAAAATGCGAAAAGACTACAGGGTGATGAGAGACTTGGCTCTTCATATGAGGTTGGATCCAGAAAGAAGGCAGCACGAATTACGGAAACTGATGAATACTATACAAAC aaatagGGAGGTACAACGGGAACTTCAACTCTGGGATTTGAAATTTGATACCAACTTCGTGTCCTTCTCGGGAAGGATCTTGAAAGAAGTAAGaatttttcaaggaagaagagCG TTTGACTCCCATCCACAGTTTGCAGATTGGTCGAGAGAgaccagaagtggacccttacTCAATGTGAAGTCACTAGATCATTGGCTAATACTCTATCCTACGAGAAATTATGGAGCGGCCTCATCCTTAGTACAGAGTCTACGGAAAGTCACACCCACCATGGGCATAGCTATGAGAGAGGCAAAAAT GCTTGAAGTAAGTGATACAGTCCAGTCCTATACAACCGTCTTAGAAAATCATGTTTCCTCCAAAACACAGATG GTCCTTTGCGTGCTGTCCAGTGAAAAGAAAGACCTGTATGATGGCATAAAACAATACCTGTGTGTCAAGTGTCCGATCCCAAGCCAGTGTGTCGTGGCACGGACCTTAGACAAACCCCAGACGCTGATGACCATTGCGACAAAGATTGCCCAGCAGATGAACTGCAAGATGGGAGGAGCCCTCTGGAAGGTGGAGACAGGA ttacagaatGCGATGTTCATTGGTATCGACTGTTTCCATGATACTGTAAATCGGCGGAAGTCAATTGCAGGCTTCGTGTCCAGCATCAATCAGGAATTGACGCA ctGCCCTGAAGCTCTGGTGTAA